Proteins encoded together in one Peribacillus asahii window:
- a CDS encoding CPBP family intramembrane glutamic endopeptidase, with translation MLIVIAALFFLGITSISYQQGVFSSFVFMGLAILLFLNKEKRFITSLLLSFLIGFVIFMVSNNLIGTMTISKEIKIILNRLSLVFIIIGLVFNYLFFNKKVFWYNKKPDWKNPIVLPFHKINTFWFWMIGIVINAIIYLFFIVQKDVEYIQSLLLFCLFFSLINAVFEEVIWRGILLSALKEFTSTGYAIIVTSVGFGLLHLAIGFSIFLSLLISVAGVIYALITLKTNSIYPSIVFHIVINIGMVYSGFII, from the coding sequence ATGCTAATTGTTATTGCGGCTTTGTTTTTTTTAGGGATTACTTCTATTTCCTATCAACAAGGAGTTTTTTCTTCTTTTGTATTTATGGGATTAGCAATTTTGTTATTTCTCAATAAAGAAAAGCGATTCATTACATCGTTGCTGTTATCGTTTCTAATTGGTTTTGTGATATTTATGGTTTCTAACAATCTCATTGGAACGATGACCATTTCAAAGGAAATAAAAATTATTCTTAATCGTCTCTCTCTTGTTTTTATCATTATAGGACTTGTTTTCAACTATCTTTTCTTTAATAAGAAGGTTTTTTGGTACAATAAAAAACCTGATTGGAAAAACCCTATCGTCTTACCTTTTCATAAAATTAATACATTTTGGTTTTGGATGATTGGAATAGTCATTAATGCAATTATATATTTGTTTTTTATTGTTCAAAAAGATGTAGAGTATATCCAATCACTATTATTGTTTTGTTTATTTTTTTCACTAATTAATGCAGTTTTTGAAGAAGTTATTTGGAGAGGGATACTGCTTTCTGCTCTTAAGGAATTCACATCCACAGGATATGCTATTATCGTGACAAGCGTTGGCTTCGGACTTCTTCATCTCGCAATTGGTTTTTCTATTTTTCTCAGTTTGTTGATTTCAGTTGCAGGGGTAATATACGCATTAATTACACTTAAAACAAACAGCATCTATCCTAGTATTGTTTTTCATATTGTAATTAATATTGGAATGGTATACAGCGGATTTATAATCTAA
- a CDS encoding MFS transporter: MDNSTRPYYGWYIVLSASVIVLLTMGMRMGIGPFMEPVMVDLGLSRTTLSIIVAIGMIVYGIGMPLAGMLLKTFSTRFVMLTGLTVVCLSIVWTVNSTGSVSFLLSFGVFLSLGLAFLSNISLSPIVSKWFVRQRGKALFYLTTGGMAGIAIMTPVETWLIHLVGWQQTLLILGGVFICIVLPSAIFIMREDVPKEADGAGAAGNKGRQEALQILHGKMR; encoded by the coding sequence ATGGATAACAGCACACGTCCCTATTATGGTTGGTATATTGTTTTATCTGCTTCAGTCATTGTTTTGCTGACGATGGGAATGCGGATGGGAATTGGACCTTTTATGGAGCCAGTTATGGTTGATTTAGGGTTATCTCGAACCACTCTTTCCATCATTGTTGCCATTGGAATGATTGTTTATGGAATCGGGATGCCCCTAGCAGGAATGCTTTTGAAAACCTTTAGTACCCGTTTCGTAATGTTAACAGGATTAACCGTCGTATGTTTATCCATTGTGTGGACGGTTAATTCAACAGGGAGCGTCTCTTTTCTGCTTTCTTTTGGTGTTTTCCTCTCACTTGGGCTTGCTTTTTTAAGCAATATATCCTTATCGCCTATCGTCAGTAAGTGGTTTGTTCGCCAAAGGGGGAAAGCGCTTTTTTATTTAACGACAGGCGGAATGGCTGGCATCGCGATTATGACCCCTGTTGAAACGTGGTTAATCCACCTTGTCGGCTGGCAGCAAACTCTCCTTATATTAGGTGGAGTGTTCATTTGTATCGTTCTTCCTTCAGCAATCTTTATTATGCGAGAAGATGTTCCTAAAGAGGCGGATGGTGCAGGAGCTGCCGGTAATAAAGGAAGGCAGGAGGCCCTCCAAATATTACATGGAAAGATGCGGTGA
- a CDS encoding MFS transporter: MKTRAYWQIALGLFACGFGMNLLGSHGVPMLMDHHYEPMVASFGVGMIGIVAIFSSLFLAQLADRFPRKNILFLVYFVRGLGFLGLVLAATNWQLFFVAITGGLVWAGSIAMSTAILSDLYGVRLLGILNGWAFFIGHQIGAALGSFLGGWGYEVFGTHLFSFGIAGLLGIIASFASITLPQHLSFPKQLELDKQRALTK; the protein is encoded by the coding sequence GTGAAGACACGGGCTTATTGGCAAATCGCACTCGGATTATTCGCCTGTGGATTCGGAATGAATCTCTTAGGTTCCCACGGAGTTCCTATGTTGATGGATCATCATTATGAACCAATGGTTGCTTCATTTGGTGTTGGGATGATTGGAATTGTCGCAATATTCAGTTCCCTATTTTTAGCACAGCTTGCTGACCGTTTCCCTCGGAAAAACATTTTGTTTTTAGTCTATTTTGTGCGTGGACTAGGGTTCCTCGGTTTAGTTTTGGCAGCTACAAACTGGCAGCTCTTTTTTGTCGCCATTACTGGCGGATTAGTATGGGCGGGGTCCATTGCCATGTCGACAGCCATTTTAAGTGATTTATATGGAGTTCGTTTACTTGGAATCTTAAATGGTTGGGCTTTTTTTATCGGACATCAAATTGGAGCAGCATTAGGTTCATTCCTTGGCGGCTGGGGATATGAAGTGTTCGGTACTCATTTATTTTCATTTGGCATTGCTGGACTGCTTGGGATTATTGCCAGCTTCGCATCCATTACACTGCCTCAACATCTATCCTTCCCTAAGCAACTGGAGCTGGATAAACAGCGTGCTTTAACCAAATAA